The following are encoded in a window of Strigops habroptila isolate Jane chromosome 9, bStrHab1.2.pri, whole genome shotgun sequence genomic DNA:
- the LOC115613211 gene encoding G-protein coupled receptor 12-like gives MLHGPAAMGEPWQPQPQQQRLPGLGNASEPSAWPGTAAPGGGGGGGAGAGETVSPWDIALCATGTAVAGENALVLAVLFYTPSLRAPMFLLIGSLALADLLAGLGLVANFAVRYLLRPPSEAAELGAAGLLLAAFSASVCSLLAITVDRYLSLYNALTYHSERTLGFTCAMVLLMWLLCLGVGLLPLLGWNCLRDQSACSILRPVTKDNAAVLAVTFLLLFALMMQLYLQICKIAFRHAQQIAVQHQFIATAQATSTRKGLSTLSLILGTFALCWIPFAIYSLVADSSYPVVYTYSLALPATCNSLINPIIYAFRNPDIQKSLWLACCGCIPSTFSSRPRTSSDV, from the coding sequence ATGCTGCACGGCCCCGCCGCCATGGGGGAGCCGTGGCAGCCGCAGCCGCAGCAGCAGCGGCTCCCGGGGCTTGGCAACGCCTCGGAGCCCAGCGCCTGGCCGGGGACGGCGGCACCgggtggtggtggcggcggcggggccggtgcCGGGGAGACCGTCAGCCCCTGGGACATCGCGCTCTGCGCCACGGGGACGGCGGTGGCGGGGGAAAACGCGCTGGTGCTGGCCGTGCTCTTCTACACGCCGAGCCTGCGGGCGCCCATGTTCCTGCTGATCGGCAGCCTGGCCCTGGCCGATCTCCTGGCCGGGCTGGGGCTTGTGGCCAACTTCGCCGTGCGGTACCTGCTGCGGCCGCCCAGCGAGGCGGCGGAGCTGGGGGCTGCGGGGCTGCTGCTCGCCGCCTTCTCCGCCTCGGTCTGCAGCCTGCTGGCCATCACAGTGGACCGCTACCTGTCGCTGTACAACGCGCTCACCTACCACAGCGAGCGCACGCTGGGCTTCACCTGCGCCATGGTGCTGCTTATGTGGCTGCTGTGCCTCGGCGTGGGGCTGCTGCCCCTCCTGGGCTGGAACTGCCTGCGGGACCAGAGCGCCTGCAGCATCCTGCGGCCCGTCACCAAGGACAACGCGGCGGTGCTGGCCGTcaccttcctgctcctcttcgCCCTCATGATGCAGCTCTACCTGCAGATCTGCAAGATCGCCTTCCGGCACGCCCAGCAGATCGCCGTGCAGCACCAGTTCATCGCCACGGCGCAGGCCACCTCCACCCGCAAAGGGCTCTCCACCCTCTCGCTCATCCTAGGCACCTTCGCCCTGTGCTGGATCCCCTTCGCAATCTACTCCCTTGTGGCCGATTCCAGCTACCCCGTGGTCTACACCTACTCGCTGGCGCTGCCCGCCACCTGCAACTCCCTCATCAACCCCATCATTTACGCCTTCAGAAACCCAGACATCCAGAAGTCGCTGTGGCTGGCCTGCTGCGGGTGCATCCCCTCCACGTTCTCCTCCAGACCAAGGACATCCAGCGATGTGTGA